One part of the Glycine max cultivar Williams 82 chromosome 14, Glycine_max_v4.0, whole genome shotgun sequence genome encodes these proteins:
- the LOC102666475 gene encoding heterogeneous nuclear ribonucleoprotein 1: MDSDQGKLFIGGISWDTTEDKLKEHFGNYDDVLSTSVMREKNTGKPRGFGFVVFADPNILDRVMEDKHVIDGRTCNRQKGITECDYYVMHWMSTIILGSFRNNWETYFNEVRPLEAERFKALRIQWAQYYLKQVVWGGNLAVTNLG; encoded by the exons atggATTCGGATCAAGGCAAGCTTTTCATCGGTGGGATTTCATGGGATACGACAGAGGACAAGCTCAAGGAGCATTTCGGTAACTACGACGACGTTTTGAGCACTTCCGTCATGCGGGAGAAGAACACTGGGAAGCCAAGGGGCTTCGGTTTCGTCGTTTTTGCGGATCCTAACATTCTAGATAGGGTTATGGAAGACAAACATGTCATAGATGGCAGAACG tgtaatagacaaaaaggaatcacTGAATGTGACTACtacgtgatgcactggatgtccacgataatcttaggatctttcaggaataattgggaaacg tattttaatgaagttagaccattggaagcagagagattcAAAGCACTTCGCATACAGTGGGCACagtattatttaaaa